The following nucleotide sequence is from Mangifera indica cultivar Alphonso chromosome 17, CATAS_Mindica_2.1, whole genome shotgun sequence.
AATAATCCTGAAAGAGTAATAGAATTATTGCCATTGCCTTCATCACCAAAACCACTATCACACCCATATCTCATTTCAGGCTCATAATAATTTCTTGAATCTGAACCACCATTACTCTTGTTAGTGCTCTTCCTGTTTGTCAAATTCACAGAACAATCAATATCTTCAATCACAATAATGGACTTCGAACTTGTTTTCATCAACAATTTCCTCAACTCTGAGTTATTACGCACTTCAGTTAATTCAAGATCATAAATATCATAACCAAGACAGTTAGCCATGGCAGCGATCATACTAGATTTACCAGTTCCAGGAGGTCCGTACAACAAGTATCCTCTTTTCCAAGCTCTTCCAGTCTTCTGATAGAACGCTTGCCCATTTGCGAAGTCCTTCAAATCTTCCATAATCTCCATCTTCTTTTGTGGTTCAATGGCTAAAGTGTCAAAAGTGCTCGGATGTTTGAAGGGGACAGACTCCCATGGAAAGCCTCTCGAGTCCAAAGATCCGCCACGCGAGTTTGTGTACAAGAGTCGGTCTTGATTTTTTCTACGGATATCGTTGGCCTTGTCCATGATGAAGTCTAAATAAGAATCGAGAATCAAAGACTTGTCTTTCTTTCTGATGCGGAGAGTGAAACAACATTTCTCTTCAGGGAGAGGTCTCCAAGAAAACGACTGAGTTTGTCTTGGAGAAATGACGTGTTCCCAGAGAACGGTGACACCATTGAAGGAGTCGTAAATGGAGTCATTGTTTGAAAGGCCAAAAGTGATGGCACTGGAGTTGAGAGCGCGGGTGAGACTCAAGCGGCTACCGGAGATTGAAACCGAGCTGCTCAAGTAGAGCTGAACGGCGTTGTAGAGTTCATTGGTGTTGACACCATCGATTTCTGTGATATCAAAGTAGCAATATGAGGAGAAGACATTGAAGATTTTGGTGAAGAATTTGACAGAAGCGAAACGAAGTTCAGGTGGGAAAATTGCTTGGACGAGGCTTTGACAGAAGGCCAAAACGCCGAGGAGAGAAGCAAAAGAAGTCCAATACTCTTTCATTCTTCACTTACCAAGTAAGTGTttgtgaagaaagaaagaaaaatgaaaaagaaagcagtgGAAAATTATTTGCAAACGAACACGATGAAACCTTTTAATGGGGTTTGAGAGAGAAACGAGAAGCGGTGGAGAATTTACAGAAGACTTGAAGTAGGTTATATGGAATATGGACgggaggagagagagagagggaatacagtttaaaaaaatagtaacaataaagACAAGGAAAAAGTGATACAGAGAGAACTTTGGACCTTTTCAGTTTGGGATGAGGTTAGAAATCAGAGATGGGCCAAGGGGGGTTTCGGAGGCAAGGAACTTGAGCGATTTACAAGAGTTTATGTAGAACTTTTAGCCTGTACTAGTATTATTGAACAAATTGCTGACTTCTGCTCTGCCACTTCTGATATTGAGAGAGATTGTGAGAGATCCAGGTAAACTAGTGGCAATAAATGAGGTTAAAAATTAGGACTCAAGTCTCAGAAAAGCCCCTTCATTTCCCTGGAAACCCACTTgggtaaaatctaaaaaaaaaaatttttgaccAAATTTTCAAGTACTGACACAGATATGGCCATGTGATGTTGGAAGAAGTCAAATAAACCCCAAAAATTTTGCATTACTTCTTTAATCAGCTAGAAAAAAAATCGTTTTTCTTTTTACACATTATACCaattttcatttgatattaCACGGGAGAAGCAATCGCTTGATTTGGTAGAT
It contains:
- the LOC123201015 gene encoding AAA-ATPase At5g57480-like; amino-acid sequence: MKEYWTSFASLLGVLAFCQSLVQAIFPPELRFASVKFFTKIFNVFSSYCYFDITEIDGVNTNELYNAVQLYLSSSVSISGSRLSLTRALNSSAITFGLSNNDSIYDSFNGVTVLWEHVISPRQTQSFSWRPLPEEKCCFTLRIRKKDKSLILDSYLDFIMDKANDIRRKNQDRLLYTNSRGGSLDSRGFPWESVPFKHPSTFDTLAIEPQKKMEIMEDLKDFANGQAFYQKTGRAWKRGYLLYGPPGTGKSSMIAAMANCLGYDIYDLELTEVRNNSELRKLLMKTSSKSIIVIEDIDCSVNLTNRKSTNKSNGGSDSRNYYEPEMRYGCDSGFGDEGNGNNSITLSGLLNFTDGIWSCCGSERIFVFTTNHIEKLDPALLRSGRMDMHIYMSYCTYPALLILLKNYLGYEESDLEGGILKNLQELIEKAEMTPADISEVLIKNKRNKENAVKELVETLQVKAEKRLKNGGLREKKSKLDLVEEEEEEEQEKRALDSPNKEEGTDLNKEDNNSCKRANYEEEEDQKKIK